The following proteins are co-located in the Haloarcula rubripromontorii genome:
- the ileS gene encoding isoleucine--tRNA ligase produces MERFAAVDDQYDPDAVEDGVFEYWDDVDAYEQTKAHRADGEDYFFVDGPPYTSGAAHMGTTWNKTLKDCYIRYLRMQGYDVTDRPGYDMHGLPIETKVEERLDFENKKDIERFGEENFIEECKDFAEEQLEGLQSDFQDFGVWMDWDDPYKTVNPEYMEAAWWGFQQAHERGLVEQGQRSINQCPRCETGIANNEVEYHDVGKPSIYVKFELADREGSLVIWTTTPWTIVANTFVAVDGDLDYVGVDATKDGETERLYVAEACVEDVLKAGRYDDYEVVEELTGEGMVGWEYDHPLAEEVPDHAQGEGSGQVYTADYVEADRTGLVHSAPGHGEEDFERGQELGLEIFCPVGSDGVYTDAAGKYEGTFVRDANDDVIADLDDNGHLLSSEEGHTVREGQCWRCDTDIVRIVTDQWFITVTDIKDELLENIEDSEWYPQWARDNRFRDFVEDAPDWNVSRQRYWGIPIPIWLPEDWSGSMDDAIVVGDREELAERVDQDIDPESVDLHKGTVDDLTITEDGTTYTRVGDVFDVWLDSSVATWGTVDYPEQTEDFEELWPADLIMEAHDQTRGWFWSQLGMSTAATGEIPYKQVLMHGYANMPDGRGMSKSKGILVDPHEVIEKHGRDPMRLFLLSVTAQGEDMNFSWEETAEMQRRLNILWNVARFPLPYMRADDFEPGDPTQSDRGEGGEAAEATTVEDVRDDLELVDEWVLSRLQSVEAAMTESMDDFENDKAVDELLEFVVEDVSRFYIQVVRERMWEEEDSASKQAAYATLYRVLEEVAALFAPFTPFVAEEIYEALTGDAGHPTVHMCDWPEADDDLHDPALEREIEVVREVEEAGSNARQQAERKLRWPVTRVVVDVDSDDVADAVRAQEAIIADRLNARAVEVVGADDEWGELAYSAEADMSELGPAFGDDAGRVMNALNESRVAEQSLDTLEGTVSDALGEDIDLTEEMVEFRRETPDGVTGTEFTALDGGGVVYVDTALTEDIESEGYAREVIRRIQEMRKDLELDIEERIVVDLAIDDERVDSLVREHESLIKEEVRADELDSVEDGHRKTWDVEGVEMEIAIAPVAAVEASD; encoded by the coding sequence ATGGAACGTTTCGCCGCTGTCGACGACCAGTACGACCCCGACGCCGTCGAGGACGGCGTCTTCGAGTACTGGGACGACGTCGACGCCTACGAGCAGACGAAGGCCCACCGGGCCGACGGCGAGGACTACTTCTTCGTCGACGGGCCGCCATACACCTCCGGCGCGGCCCACATGGGGACGACGTGGAACAAGACCCTGAAGGACTGCTACATCCGCTACCTGCGGATGCAGGGCTACGACGTCACCGACCGGCCGGGCTACGATATGCACGGGCTCCCAATCGAGACGAAAGTCGAGGAGCGCCTGGACTTCGAGAACAAGAAGGACATCGAGCGCTTCGGCGAGGAGAACTTCATCGAGGAGTGCAAGGACTTCGCCGAGGAGCAACTCGAAGGCCTCCAGAGCGACTTCCAGGACTTCGGCGTCTGGATGGACTGGGACGACCCGTACAAGACGGTCAACCCAGAGTACATGGAGGCCGCCTGGTGGGGCTTCCAGCAGGCCCACGAGCGCGGCCTCGTCGAGCAGGGCCAGCGCTCCATCAACCAGTGCCCCCGCTGTGAGACCGGCATCGCCAACAACGAGGTCGAGTACCACGACGTGGGCAAGCCCTCCATCTACGTGAAATTCGAACTCGCCGACCGCGAGGGCAGTCTGGTCATCTGGACGACGACGCCCTGGACCATCGTCGCCAACACCTTCGTCGCGGTCGACGGCGACCTCGACTACGTGGGCGTCGACGCCACGAAAGACGGCGAGACAGAACGCCTCTACGTCGCCGAGGCCTGCGTCGAGGACGTGCTGAAGGCCGGCCGCTACGACGACTACGAGGTCGTCGAGGAACTGACCGGCGAGGGGATGGTCGGCTGGGAGTACGACCACCCGCTGGCCGAGGAAGTGCCGGACCACGCCCAGGGCGAGGGCTCGGGGCAGGTGTACACCGCCGACTACGTTGAGGCCGACCGCACCGGGCTGGTCCACTCTGCGCCCGGCCACGGTGAGGAGGACTTCGAGCGCGGGCAGGAACTCGGCCTCGAAATCTTCTGTCCGGTCGGCTCCGACGGCGTCTACACCGACGCCGCCGGCAAGTACGAGGGCACCTTCGTCCGCGACGCCAACGACGACGTCATCGCCGACCTCGACGACAACGGACACCTCCTCTCCAGCGAGGAGGGCCACACCGTCCGCGAGGGGCAGTGCTGGCGCTGTGACACCGACATCGTCCGCATCGTCACCGACCAGTGGTTCATCACGGTCACCGACATCAAGGACGAACTGCTCGAAAACATCGAGGACAGCGAGTGGTACCCCCAGTGGGCGCGGGACAACCGCTTCCGCGACTTCGTCGAGGACGCGCCGGACTGGAACGTCTCCCGGCAGCGCTACTGGGGCATCCCCATCCCCATCTGGCTGCCCGAAGACTGGTCGGGGTCGATGGACGACGCCATCGTCGTCGGCGACCGTGAGGAACTCGCCGAGCGCGTCGACCAGGACATCGACCCCGAGTCGGTCGACCTCCACAAGGGTACGGTCGACGACCTCACCATCACCGAGGACGGCACGACCTACACCCGCGTCGGCGACGTCTTCGACGTGTGGCTCGACTCCTCCGTGGCCACGTGGGGGACCGTCGACTACCCCGAACAGACCGAGGACTTCGAGGAGCTGTGGCCCGCCGACCTCATCATGGAGGCCCACGACCAGACCCGCGGCTGGTTCTGGTCCCAGCTGGGCATGAGCACCGCCGCGACGGGCGAGATTCCGTACAAACAGGTGCTGATGCACGGCTACGCCAACATGCCCGACGGCCGCGGGATGTCCAAATCGAAGGGTATCCTGGTCGACCCCCACGAGGTCATCGAGAAACACGGCCGCGACCCGATGCGGCTGTTCCTGCTGTCGGTGACCGCCCAGGGCGAGGACATGAACTTCTCCTGGGAGGAGACCGCCGAGATGCAGCGCCGGCTGAACATCCTCTGGAACGTCGCGCGCTTCCCGCTGCCGTACATGCGGGCCGACGACTTCGAGCCCGGCGATCCGACGCAGTCGGATCGAGGCGAAGGCGGCGAAGCCGCCGAAGCGACCACCGTCGAGGACGTGCGGGACGACCTCGAACTCGTCGACGAGTGGGTCCTCTCCCGACTCCAGAGCGTCGAGGCGGCGATGACCGAGTCGATGGACGACTTCGAGAACGACAAGGCGGTCGACGAACTCCTGGAGTTCGTCGTCGAAGACGTCTCGCGGTTCTACATCCAGGTCGTCCGCGAACGGATGTGGGAAGAAGAGGACAGCGCCTCCAAGCAGGCCGCCTACGCCACCCTCTATCGCGTGCTTGAGGAGGTCGCTGCCCTGTTCGCGCCGTTCACGCCCTTCGTCGCCGAGGAGATTTACGAGGCGCTCACCGGCGACGCCGGCCACCCGACGGTCCACATGTGCGACTGGCCTGAGGCCGACGACGACCTGCACGACCCCGCCCTCGAACGCGAAATCGAGGTCGTCCGCGAGGTCGAGGAAGCGGGGTCGAACGCCCGCCAGCAGGCCGAGCGCAAGCTCCGCTGGCCCGTCACCCGCGTCGTCGTCGACGTGGACAGCGACGACGTGGCTGACGCCGTCCGCGCCCAGGAGGCCATCATCGCCGACCGCCTGAACGCCCGCGCGGTCGAAGTCGTCGGCGCTGACGACGAGTGGGGCGAACTCGCCTACTCCGCCGAGGCCGACATGAGCGAACTCGGCCCGGCCTTCGGCGACGATGCCGGCCGCGTGATGAACGCGCTCAACGAGTCCCGCGTCGCAGAGCAGTCCCTCGATACCCTCGAAGGCACGGTCTCGGACGCGCTCGGTGAGGACATCGATCTCACCGAGGAGATGGTCGAATTCCGCCGCGAGACGCCCGACGGCGTCACCGGCACGGAGTTCACTGCCCTCGACGGCGGCGGCGTCGTCTACGTCGACACTGCGCTCACTGAGGATATTGAGAGCGAGGGGTACGCCCGCGAGGTCATCCGCCGAATTCAGGAGATGCGCAAGGACCTCGAACTGGACATCGA
- a CDS encoding DUF4177 domain-containing protein: MPSYEYKTLDVDTGMFGSSSVPTEKLNELGADGWEVVAPITENSGQTAGLLLQRER, encoded by the coding sequence ATGCCCTCCTACGAGTACAAGACCCTCGACGTCGACACCGGGATGTTCGGAAGCAGTAGTGTCCCTACCGAGAAGTTGAACGAACTCGGCGCTGACGGCTGGGAAGTCGTCGCACCGATAACCGAAAACAGCGGGCAGACGGCCGGGCTGCTCCTCCAGCGCGAGCGCTAA
- a CDS encoding uracil-DNA glycosylase has translation MPAFPDDERRNALADECRRCPGLAESRTCISWGNGPLDADLVVVGEAPAEGDPEAEQWRGGNLTGMAYTSRRSGRTVRAVLADAGYGHDACYFTNAVKCHPPGNRDPTDAELSNCRPYLVEEVEAVEPAAVVTTGKHATKTVLALDDAALDGFLDSVLDPRRSEALGVPVVPLLHPSYQEVWLSRLGYDRGAYVDAIAETVAGVADT, from the coding sequence GTGCCCGCGTTTCCCGACGACGAGCGGCGCAACGCTCTCGCCGACGAGTGCCGGCGCTGTCCCGGCCTCGCCGAGAGCCGGACCTGCATCTCGTGGGGCAACGGCCCGCTGGACGCCGACCTCGTGGTCGTCGGCGAGGCCCCGGCCGAGGGCGACCCCGAGGCCGAGCAGTGGCGGGGCGGCAACCTGACCGGGATGGCCTACACCTCGCGGCGCTCCGGCCGGACGGTCAGGGCGGTGCTCGCCGACGCCGGCTACGGCCACGACGCCTGCTACTTCACGAACGCCGTGAAGTGTCACCCGCCGGGGAACCGCGACCCGACCGACGCGGAGCTTTCGAACTGCCGGCCGTACCTCGTCGAGGAGGTCGAAGCGGTCGAGCCGGCGGCCGTCGTGACGACCGGCAAGCACGCGACGAAGACGGTGCTGGCGCTGGACGACGCCGCCCTCGATGGCTTCCTCGACAGCGTGCTCGACCCCCGCCGGAGCGAGGCGCTGGGCGTGCCCGTTGTCCCGCTGCTCCACCCCTCGTACCAGGAAGTGTGGCTCTCGCGGCTCGGCTACGACCGCGGGGCGTACGTCGACGCCATCGCCGAGACGGTGGCCGGCGTCGCCGACACCTAG
- a CDS encoding HIT family protein: MSEDCIFCQIVAGDIPSRTVYEDDTVLAFLDANPLSPGHTLVIPKAHHERLNDTPDDVAGAVMSTLHDLVPAVEAVVDAPASTVAFNNGEAAGQEVPHVHGHIVPRFEDDGGRPIHALVTDRPDLSDDELDAIESDIVAERD, translated from the coding sequence ATGAGCGAGGACTGCATCTTCTGTCAGATTGTCGCCGGCGACATCCCCAGCCGCACCGTCTACGAGGACGACACCGTGCTGGCGTTTCTGGACGCCAACCCCCTCTCGCCGGGCCACACGCTCGTCATCCCGAAGGCCCACCACGAGCGGCTGAACGACACGCCCGACGACGTAGCGGGGGCGGTCATGTCGACCCTGCACGACCTCGTCCCCGCGGTCGAGGCGGTCGTCGACGCCCCCGCCAGCACGGTCGCGTTCAACAACGGCGAGGCGGCCGGCCAAGAGGTCCCCCACGTCCACGGCCACATCGTCCCGCGGTTCGAGGACGATGGCGGCCGCCCGATTCACGCGCTGGTCACCGACCGGCCGGACCTCTCCGACGACGAACTGGACGCCATCGAATCGGACATCGTCGCCGAGCGGGACTAA
- a CDS encoding ParA family protein: MGVSTLAFVGCTGGAGTTRLTVETAATLARSGRSVAVVDAAFGTQGLATYVGGRIDADVTAVAVGDASVDDALVEWDIDADGRVALCPAHAPFERLARAKSAESAQTLERAIEELAGRFDHVLLDVPPIASNQAVAAATTAQRRVLVVPASQRGSDLLPRQQGRLRDIGAPATAVVAARVDGDDAEPVEDAAHTVGHIGADAPRPLATDPDTEVAPAVAAMTEDLLDVDLGLTFEDDGLFSR; the protein is encoded by the coding sequence ATGGGGGTTTCGACGCTCGCGTTCGTCGGGTGCACCGGTGGGGCTGGAACGACCAGGTTGACAGTCGAGACAGCGGCGACGCTGGCCCGGAGTGGACGGTCCGTCGCCGTCGTCGACGCGGCCTTCGGGACACAGGGGCTGGCTACCTACGTCGGCGGGCGAATCGACGCCGACGTGACCGCGGTGGCGGTCGGCGACGCGTCGGTCGATGACGCGCTGGTTGAGTGGGATATCGACGCTGACGGGCGAGTCGCGCTCTGTCCGGCCCACGCGCCGTTCGAGCGCCTCGCTCGGGCGAAGTCGGCCGAGAGCGCACAGACGCTCGAACGGGCAATCGAGGAGTTGGCCGGCCGGTTCGACCACGTGCTGCTGGACGTGCCGCCGATTGCATCGAATCAGGCCGTCGCTGCTGCCACGACCGCACAGCGGCGGGTGCTCGTGGTACCGGCAAGCCAGCGCGGGAGCGACCTGCTTCCGCGACAGCAGGGCCGGCTCCGGGACATCGGCGCGCCGGCCACAGCCGTCGTCGCGGCCCGGGTGGACGGCGACGACGCCGAACCGGTCGAGGACGCGGCACACACGGTCGGGCACATCGGGGCGGACGCGCCCAGGCCGCTCGCGACCGACCCCGACACCGAGGTCGCACCGGCCGTCGCCGCGATGACCGAGGACTTGCTCGACGTTGACCTCGGCCTGACCTTCGAGGACGACGGGCTGTTCTCCCGCTAA
- a CDS encoding universal stress protein, with protein MTTFLLATGSVHVTAAAADYLQDRLDPGADAEVVVVAVRDPDAPSRDAGDAVNVARSRLAAFAPATETREGAPVTEILAAVDEYDPDELIIGPHRGTDDSDGVGSTAAELLTQVDRPVVVVPLP; from the coding sequence ATGACGACGTTTCTGCTCGCCACCGGGTCCGTCCACGTCACCGCGGCCGCCGCCGACTACCTCCAGGACCGGCTCGACCCCGGAGCCGACGCCGAAGTCGTCGTGGTCGCCGTCCGCGACCCCGACGCGCCGTCGCGCGATGCGGGTGACGCGGTCAACGTCGCCCGTTCGCGGCTCGCGGCGTTCGCGCCCGCGACGGAGACGCGGGAGGGAGCGCCCGTGACGGAGATACTGGCGGCCGTCGACGAGTACGACCCGGACGAACTCATCATCGGACCCCATCGCGGGACCGACGACAGCGACGGCGTCGGCTCGACAGCCGCGGAACTGCTCACCCAGGTCGACCGTCCGGTCGTCGTCGTCCCGCTCCCTTAG
- a CDS encoding ribonuclease H-like domain-containing protein, with protein sequence MRVENSFIGTDGVGEKTERSIWEQGVTHWDEFEPSVVGGQRGDRIQQFIDEGRKRVAETDVTYFDQTFPNSERWRLYETFRDRACFFDIETTGLDQDRNQVTTVSLHQDGETQTLVAGDDLTAANLRAAFDGADLLVTFNGKRFDVPFLEANFDVDLDRPHLDLMYTCKKIGLSGGLKQVEQDIGIERDRPDISGRDAVRLWREHEQGRDGALETLVSYNREDTVNLKTLAETATERLDEEVFVG encoded by the coding sequence GTGCGCGTCGAGAACAGTTTCATCGGCACCGACGGCGTCGGGGAGAAGACCGAGCGGTCCATCTGGGAGCAGGGCGTCACCCACTGGGACGAGTTCGAACCGTCAGTCGTCGGCGGGCAGCGCGGCGACCGCATCCAGCAGTTCATCGACGAGGGGCGCAAGCGGGTCGCCGAAACCGATGTTACCTACTTCGATCAGACTTTCCCCAACAGCGAGCGCTGGCGGTTGTACGAGACCTTCCGCGACCGGGCCTGCTTTTTCGACATCGAGACGACCGGGTTAGACCAGGACCGCAATCAGGTGACGACGGTGAGCCTCCACCAGGACGGGGAGACACAGACGCTCGTCGCCGGCGACGACCTGACCGCGGCGAACCTCCGGGCCGCGTTCGACGGCGCGGACCTGCTGGTGACGTTCAACGGCAAGCGCTTCGACGTGCCCTTCCTCGAAGCGAACTTCGACGTCGACCTCGACCGCCCGCATCTGGACCTGATGTACACCTGCAAGAAAATCGGACTCTCCGGTGGGCTCAAACAGGTCGAGCAGGACATCGGTATCGAGCGAGACCGGCCGGATATCTCAGGTCGGGACGCAGTCCGACTCTGGCGGGAACACGAGCAGGGCCGCGACGGTGCACTCGAAACACTGGTGTCGTACAACCGCGAGGATACGGTGAATCTCAAGACGCTGGCCGAGACCGCGACCGAGCGGCTCGACGAGGAAGTTTTCGTCGGCTGA
- a CDS encoding DUF7837 family putative zinc-binding protein, which translates to MWDSDIETIDPPLGQCPACDVTIPAANLVIAYDTAGDWPRMLATCPDCEDAVNPV; encoded by the coding sequence ATGTGGGACAGTGATATAGAAACGATCGACCCACCGCTGGGGCAGTGTCCGGCATGTGACGTGACGATTCCTGCGGCGAACCTCGTCATCGCGTACGACACGGCCGGAGACTGGCCGCGGATGCTCGCCACGTGTCCGGATTGTGAAGACGCCGTGAATCCAGTGTGA
- a CDS encoding DUF3006 domain-containing protein, which translates to MLPDGTYTAIVDRIEDGIATLEVDTEDGLSALDIETAELPAEAQTADVVLEITVTDSALADVTPEPEETADRASEAQRRFDRLSKRPPQDDDT; encoded by the coding sequence ATGCTACCTGATGGAACCTACACTGCTATCGTCGACCGAATCGAGGACGGGATTGCCACGCTGGAAGTAGACACCGAGGACGGACTATCTGCCCTCGACATCGAGACGGCCGAACTGCCAGCCGAGGCACAGACGGCCGACGTGGTTCTGGAAATCACTGTCACGGACTCGGCGCTCGCGGATGTCACCCCTGAGCCCGAGGAAACCGCCGACCGGGCGAGCGAAGCCCAGCGTCGGTTCGACCGGTTATCGAAGCGGCCGCCGCAGGACGACGACACGTAA
- a CDS encoding lamin tail domain-containing protein encodes MVRSRGVASIAAAVLLVLAGCGGFVANGIDSSANQPTATETATPDAPSPAAANGTLEVHFINVGQSVATLLVSPDNETMLIDSGDFTDDGEYVLQYLDRQDIDRIDHFVVSHNDADHIGGNAAVIRHYETEQNGVGAVYDPGIAASTQTYERYLDAVEAHNVTLYETREGDRIGFSGVETTVLGPPEPYLENGARNENSIVLRIEHGETSFLFTGDAEDDQEAYLVDTYGATLRATVLKAGHHGSASSTSGPLLDAAGPRVVVVSSAYDSQYGHPNNETLQRLAARSVPTYWTATHGDIVLSSNGTAVTVSTQRPAPTDPLALRSGDAIAPGATEPVTQRATYLPRSSPRTATPVETVTDGGTPTENTSGDLIIDRVNADAAGDDWDNLNDEYVVFRNAGAEPLEMGGWTVSDEADHRYTVPDGFTLDPDETVTLHTGSGADTDTELYWGSERPIWNNGGDTVTVTDADNETVLERSY; translated from the coding sequence ATGGTACGGAGTCGCGGGGTTGCGTCAATAGCCGCCGCAGTACTGCTGGTACTTGCCGGGTGTGGCGGGTTCGTGGCGAACGGGATAGACAGCAGCGCGAATCAGCCGACTGCAACCGAAACAGCGACGCCGGACGCCCCCTCACCGGCCGCAGCGAACGGGACGCTAGAGGTCCATTTCATCAACGTCGGCCAGTCGGTGGCGACCCTGTTGGTCAGTCCCGACAACGAGACGATGCTCATCGACTCCGGAGACTTCACCGACGACGGTGAGTACGTCCTGCAGTATCTCGACCGACAGGACATTGACCGAATCGACCACTTCGTCGTCTCACACAACGACGCCGACCACATCGGCGGCAACGCGGCCGTCATCAGGCACTACGAGACCGAGCAAAACGGCGTCGGCGCGGTGTACGACCCCGGTATCGCCGCGAGTACGCAGACCTACGAGCGATATCTCGATGCCGTCGAAGCCCACAACGTGACGCTGTACGAGACGCGCGAGGGAGACCGGATCGGATTCTCCGGCGTCGAGACGACCGTGCTCGGCCCGCCGGAGCCATACCTCGAAAACGGGGCCCGAAACGAGAACAGCATCGTCCTCCGGATCGAGCACGGCGAGACGAGTTTCCTCTTTACCGGCGATGCGGAGGACGATCAGGAGGCGTATCTCGTCGACACCTACGGAGCAACGCTCCGGGCCACCGTACTAAAAGCCGGGCACCACGGCAGCGCGTCAAGCACGAGCGGGCCGCTGCTGGACGCCGCCGGCCCCCGGGTGGTCGTGGTATCGAGCGCCTACGATTCGCAGTATGGCCACCCGAACAACGAGACACTCCAGCGGCTTGCGGCACGCTCGGTTCCGACGTACTGGACCGCAACCCACGGAGACATCGTCCTGTCTAGCAACGGGACCGCTGTGACTGTCAGCACGCAACGGCCAGCACCGACGGACCCGCTGGCGCTCCGTTCCGGCGACGCAATTGCGCCGGGTGCGACCGAACCGGTTACCCAGCGAGCGACCTACTTGCCCCGCTCGTCCCCGCGGACTGCTACGCCGGTCGAAACCGTGACCGACGGCGGAACGCCCACTGAGAACACGAGTGGCGACCTGATCATCGACCGCGTCAACGCCGATGCGGCGGGTGATGACTGGGACAACCTCAACGACGAGTACGTCGTGTTCCGGAACGCGGGCGCGGAGCCGCTGGAAATGGGCGGCTGGACTGTCAGTGATGAAGCCGACCACAGATACACCGTCCCCGACGGGTTTACGCTCGACCCGGACGAGACCGTGACCCTCCACACCGGCAGCGGCGCCGACACGGACACCGAGCTTTACTGGGGGTCGGAGCGTCCGATATGGAACAACGGCGGCGACACCGTGACCGTGACCGACGCTGACAACGAGACCGTACTGGAACGGAGTTACTGA
- a CDS encoding rhomboid family intramembrane serine protease: MKPLRQSPTAVTLAVIVAVFLAQQAVGVVTAPRSLFALSPPLLSRPWTLVTNVYAHAGLPHLLANAVGLALAGVVLERQTSPLRFHAFFVSTGALAGVSQVSIASLIGPFVPGMVSHVSVLGASGAVFALFGYLLAANRLTDTVVGGFELAPRVQLLLAGVVAAAITLATANPGVALVAHFTGLLLGFLAGRVHLLRPTDSPQTPETVNY; the protein is encoded by the coding sequence ATGAAACCGTTGCGTCAGAGCCCAACTGCGGTCACGCTGGCCGTCATCGTTGCTGTGTTCCTCGCACAGCAGGCCGTCGGCGTGGTGACCGCCCCGCGGAGCCTGTTTGCCCTCTCCCCTCCGCTGCTCAGTCGTCCCTGGACGCTTGTCACCAACGTGTATGCACACGCCGGCCTGCCCCACCTCCTCGCAAACGCCGTCGGCCTGGCGCTTGCTGGCGTTGTCCTCGAACGCCAGACGTCTCCACTCCGATTCCACGCCTTCTTCGTCTCGACCGGCGCACTTGCCGGGGTTTCACAGGTCTCGATAGCCAGTCTCATCGGCCCGTTCGTTCCCGGGATGGTCAGTCACGTCTCCGTGCTCGGGGCCAGCGGCGCAGTGTTTGCGCTCTTTGGATACCTGCTTGCCGCCAACCGCCTGACTGACACCGTCGTTGGCGGATTCGAACTTGCGCCGCGCGTCCAGCTGCTTCTCGCTGGCGTCGTCGCTGCTGCGATCACGCTTGCCACCGCGAACCCCGGTGTCGCGCTCGTCGCACATTTCACCGGCCTTTTGCTGGGGTTTCTTGCCGGGCGCGTCCACCTGCTGCGGCCGACGGACTCGCCGCAGACGCCCGAGACCGTGAACTACTGA
- a CDS encoding GIY-YIG nuclease family protein: protein MAGGTYTLVLERDASGPISVGALGELRFPAGWYAYTGSALGSGGFGRIDRHRAVAAGDNDTRHWHVDYLLGDAATAVEQVVTTEADIECAVARRVDGPSAEGFDRVDAFGCSDCDCRSHLAYHEHRDRLVEAVTDAHAAATG, encoded by the coding sequence ATGGCGGGCGGAACCTACACGCTGGTGCTCGAACGGGACGCCAGCGGGCCGATTTCGGTCGGCGCGCTGGGCGAACTCAGGTTTCCGGCGGGCTGGTACGCCTACACCGGGAGCGCGCTGGGCAGTGGCGGGTTCGGCCGTATCGACCGCCACCGCGCGGTCGCCGCCGGCGACAACGACACCCGACACTGGCACGTCGACTACCTGCTGGGCGACGCCGCGACGGCCGTCGAACAAGTCGTCACGACCGAGGCCGACATCGAGTGTGCCGTTGCCCGGCGTGTCGACGGCCCGTCAGCCGAAGGGTTCGACCGCGTCGACGCCTTCGGCTGTTCCGACTGTGACTGTCGCTCGCACCTGGCGTACCACGAGCACCGGGACCGGCTCGTCGAGGCGGTGACCGACGCCCACGCGGCCGCGACCGGGTAG